The bacterium genome has a window encoding:
- a CDS encoding KH domain-containing protein — MKELVEQIAKALVTLPDQVSVTVTESESERSALYELRVAPADLGRVIGKEGRTVNAIRTILNAAATRENRRVVLDIRE, encoded by the coding sequence ATGAAAGAGCTCGTCGAACAGATCGCCAAGGCGCTCGTCACCCTCCCCGACCAGGTGTCCGTCACCGTGACCGAATCCGAGAGCGAGCGGTCCGCGCTGTATGAGCTGCGGGTCGCGCCTGCCGATCTCGGGCGTGTCATCGGCAAGGAAGGTCGGACGGTCAACGCCATCCGCACGATCCTGAACGCGGCCGCCACCCGCGAGAACCGCCGGGTGGTCCTGGACATCCGCGAGTAG
- the rpsP gene encoding 30S ribosomal protein S16 — MGVCIRLKRLGAKHKPYYRVVVSDSQRATQGQALESLGSYDPLVKEKALRVDAARVADLLRAGAYLSPSVARLFKRAADQPKA, encoded by the coding sequence GTGGGAGTCTGCATCAGACTGAAGCGACTGGGGGCGAAGCACAAGCCCTATTACCGGGTCGTGGTTTCCGACAGCCAGCGCGCGACGCAGGGACAGGCGCTCGAGAGCCTCGGGAGCTACGACCCGCTCGTGAAGGAAAAGGCGCTGCGCGTGGACGCGGCCCGCGTGGCCGATCTGCTGCGCGCCGGCGCGTACCTCTCGCCGTCCGTGGCGCGGCTCTTCAAGCGGGCGGCGGACCAGCCGAAGGCCTGA